In one window of Juglans regia cultivar Chandler chromosome 3, Walnut 2.0, whole genome shotgun sequence DNA:
- the LOC109019234 gene encoding mediator of RNA polymerase II transcription subunit 4 — MLQSPARLGLTNPNSPSLQNPTPPKLPHQPPHHPTQHQPSSNLSSTVTITTTSSTLLSLLPPLPRAQSLLLQMASLASKLFDVSPNRSIWLTAFRGSLPTFLSSQTQSLATTNPLDSSPSSAKEILSLFTLLQTQLFEAVAELQEILDLQDAKRKVAREIQSKDSALLVFAHKLKDAERVLDILVDDYSDYRRPKRSKLEEDVEDDSSCTTTVASQLKLSDILSYAHRISYTTFAPPEFGAGQAPLRGALPPAPQEEQMRASQLYNFADLDVGLPKAVETKEKTIEAIVEPPSAQPDVKSLANMTAIQGLLPPNITVPSGWKPGMPVELPINLPLPPPGWKPGDPVPLPPFESLPVPRADEQQLRPLAPQHKPPEPIQVRHVELDILDQDDDSSDYSSEDASSEDDD, encoded by the coding sequence ATGCTGCAATCTCCAGCAAGACTAGGCCTTACAAACCCAAACTCACCCTCTCTTCAGAACCCTACACCTCCCAAACTTCCCCACCAACCACCACACCACCCAACCCAGCACCAACCCTCCTCCAATCTCTCATCCACTGTTACCATCACCACCACCTCCTCAaccctcctctctctcctcccaccaCTCCCTCGAGCCCAGTCCCTTCTCCTCCAAATGGCCTCCTTAGCCTCCAAACTCTTTGACGTCTCACCTAATCGGTCCATCTGGCTCACTGCCTTTCGAGGGTCTCTCCCTACCTTTCTCTCTTCCCAAACCCAATCACTTGCCACCACCAACCCACTTGATTCCTCTCCTTCCTCAGCCAAAGAGATCCTCTCACTTTTCACCCTTCTACAGACCCAGCTCTTCGAAGCAGTTGCAGAACTCCAAGAGATTCTTGATCTTCAGGATGCTAAGAGGAAAGTTGCCCGCGAAATCCAGTCCAAAGATTCTGCTCTTCTTGTGTTTGCCCATAAACTCAAAGATGCTGAGCGTGTTCTTGATATTCTTGTTGATGACTACTCTGATTATCGACGACCCAAGAGATCCAAATTGGAGGAGGATGTGGAGGACGATTCTTCTTGCACAACCACTGTTGCATCTCAGCTCAAATTGTCtgatattttatcatatgccCACCGGATAAGCTACACAACCTTTGCTCCACCTGAATTCGGTGCTGGGCAAGCTCCTCTTCGTGGGGCTCTCCCACCTGCCCCACAAGAAGAGCAAATGCGTGCTTCACAGCTGTACAATTTTGCTGATCTTGATGTTGGTTTACCTAAAGCAGTTGAAACCAAGGAGAAAACAATAGAAGCTATTGTTGAGCCTCCCTCTGCACAGCCAGATGTCAAATCACTTGCCAATATGACTGCAATTCAGGGTCTGCTTCCTCCAAATATCACTGTTCCATCAGGTTGGAAACCTGGGATGCCTGTGGAATTGCCCATTAATTTGCCATTGCCCCCGCCCGGGTGGAAGCCCGGAGACCCTGTGCCATTGCCTCCATTTGAGTCTCTTCCTGTTCCTAGGGCTGATGAGCAACAATTGCGTCCCCTCGCTCCTCAACATAAGCCACCTGAACCGATACAGGTTCGGCATGTTGAGCTGGATATTCTGGATCAAGACGATGACAGCAGTGATTATAGTAGTGAGGATGCAAGCTCTGAGGATGATGATTGA